A stretch of the Streptomyces ortus genome encodes the following:
- a CDS encoding peptidoglycan-binding protein has product MATPLTASKLVAILRAEGLTVHEVRNWRTHNRNSKGAWGPLNGVMIHHTVTSGTAASVDICYDGYASLPGPLCHGVIDKKGHVHLVGNGRANHAGLGDGDVLRAVVNETRLPSDNEADTDGNRHFYGFECINLGDGDDPWPEVQKEAIEKVSAAICRAHGWSERSVIGHKEWQPGKVDPRGFTMDSMRTRIAARLKGRPTTPPKPSYVPFPGSDFFHVGQKSAVITAMGRRLVAEGCGRYESGPGPNWTEADRKSYAAWQQKRGFTGKDADGIPGKSTWTALKVPKPT; this is encoded by the coding sequence ATGGCTACACCACTGACCGCATCCAAACTGGTGGCGATCCTGCGCGCGGAGGGCCTGACGGTCCACGAGGTCCGCAACTGGCGCACCCACAACCGCAACAGCAAGGGCGCCTGGGGCCCGCTGAACGGCGTGATGATCCATCACACCGTCACCTCGGGCACCGCCGCCTCGGTCGACATCTGTTACGACGGCTACGCGAGCCTGCCCGGCCCGCTGTGCCACGGGGTCATCGACAAGAAGGGCCATGTCCACCTGGTCGGCAACGGCCGCGCCAACCACGCGGGCCTGGGCGACGGGGACGTGCTGCGAGCCGTCGTCAACGAGACGAGACTCCCGTCCGACAACGAGGCGGACACCGACGGCAACCGCCACTTCTACGGCTTCGAGTGCATCAACCTCGGCGACGGCGACGACCCGTGGCCCGAGGTCCAGAAGGAGGCGATCGAGAAGGTCTCGGCCGCGATCTGCCGGGCCCACGGCTGGAGCGAGCGGTCGGTCATCGGCCACAAGGAGTGGCAGCCCGGAAAGGTCGACCCGCGCGGCTTCACGATGGACAGCATGCGCACGCGCATAGCGGCCCGCCTGAAGGGCAGGCCCACGACGCCCCCCAAACCGTCGTACGTCCCCTTCCCCGGCAGCGACTTCTTCCACGTCGGCCAGAAGTCCGCGGTCATCACGGCGATGGGCCGCCGCCTGGTGGCGGAAGGCTGTGGCCGCTACGAATCGGGCCCGGGCCCCAACTGGACGGAAGCGGACCGCAAGTCCTACGCGGCCTGGCAACAGAAACGCGGCTTCACCGGCAAGGACGCGGACGGAATCCCAGGCAAATCAACATGGACAGCCCTAAAGGTCCCCAAACCAACCTAA
- a CDS encoding DUF6519 domain-containing protein, with the protein MHADLSRSTFRPERHYSAVIAQQGRVQLDADANEQTAIQLHQARALTTDLIGPHGGPRGAAGFRIEYVGGKHDIDTLHIHGGRYYVDGILCDADRPDAGVPVPDEDAQDGTPGADGADTGGQDTVRPAPHWTYWDQPDGFRDPEKPGDRLPSPARAPFVAYLRVWERAVTAAEDPALREVALGAAMPDTAARAKVVWQVLPLALADLDIEEPEPSKDTVRAAFARWAAGQTLSASRLAARAERPGHADEDPCLVKPDARYRGPENQLYRVEIHAGGAAKDATFKWSRENGSVVFPVDELDGTWVQLASLGHDSELDLDVGDRVEFTDTAYASRLEPLPLLRVEELDLPGRRVRLSAEPGPGVGRLPHLNPFLRRWDHHEGPRRKGRTTTLRGGAVPVTEGEWLPLEDGIEVYFAKGGAYRTGDHWTVPARTATGGVEWPVDGSRRPLLRRPAGITRHFAPLALVKGEAGAVDLRLAFAPLATDIPAADEATLAAEARAREEEQRAETAEAENAAAPEGDK; encoded by the coding sequence ATGCACGCAGACCTCTCCCGCTCCACCTTCCGCCCGGAGCGGCACTACTCGGCGGTCATAGCCCAGCAGGGCCGCGTCCAGCTCGACGCCGACGCCAACGAACAGACCGCCATCCAGCTCCATCAGGCCCGCGCGCTCACCACCGACCTGATCGGCCCGCACGGCGGCCCGCGCGGCGCGGCCGGCTTCCGGATCGAGTACGTCGGCGGCAAGCACGACATCGACACCCTCCACATCCACGGCGGTCGCTACTACGTCGACGGCATCCTGTGCGACGCGGACCGCCCGGACGCCGGGGTCCCGGTACCGGACGAGGACGCGCAGGACGGTACGCCCGGCGCGGACGGCGCGGACACCGGCGGGCAGGACACCGTGCGGCCGGCCCCGCACTGGACCTACTGGGACCAGCCGGACGGCTTCCGCGACCCGGAGAAGCCCGGCGACCGGCTGCCCTCGCCCGCCCGAGCACCCTTCGTCGCCTACCTCCGGGTCTGGGAGCGCGCGGTCACCGCGGCCGAGGACCCGGCGCTGCGCGAGGTGGCGCTCGGCGCGGCGATGCCGGACACCGCCGCCCGCGCCAAGGTCGTCTGGCAGGTCCTGCCGCTGGCGCTCGCCGACCTGGACATCGAGGAGCCCGAACCGTCGAAGGACACGGTCCGCGCGGCCTTCGCGCGCTGGGCGGCCGGGCAGACCCTGTCCGCGTCCCGTCTCGCGGCCCGCGCCGAACGCCCCGGCCACGCGGACGAGGACCCCTGCCTGGTCAAGCCGGACGCCCGCTACCGGGGCCCGGAGAACCAGCTGTACCGAGTGGAGATCCACGCGGGCGGCGCGGCGAAGGACGCCACGTTCAAGTGGTCGCGCGAGAACGGTTCCGTGGTCTTCCCGGTGGACGAACTGGACGGCACCTGGGTCCAGCTGGCCTCCCTCGGCCACGACTCCGAGCTGGACCTGGACGTGGGCGACCGCGTGGAGTTCACGGACACCGCGTACGCCTCCCGCCTCGAACCCCTGCCCCTGCTGAGGGTCGAGGAACTGGACCTTCCCGGCCGCCGCGTACGCCTGTCGGCGGAGCCCGGGCCGGGTGTCGGGCGGCTGCCGCACCTGAATCCGTTCCTGCGCCGCTGGGACCACCACGAGGGGCCGCGCCGCAAGGGCCGTACGACCACCCTGCGGGGCGGCGCGGTGCCCGTCACGGAGGGGGAGTGGCTGCCCCTGGAGGACGGCATCGAGGTGTACTTCGCGAAGGGCGGCGCCTACCGCACGGGGGACCACTGGACCGTGCCCGCCCGCACCGCGACCGGCGGTGTCGAATGGCCGGTCGACGGCTCCCGCAGGCCCCTGCTCCGGCGGCCGGCCGGCATCACCCGCCACTTCGCGCCGCTGGCCCTGGTCAAGGGCGAGGCGGGCGCGGTGGACCTGCGCCTCGCCTTCGCGCCCCTCGCCACCGACATCCCGGCGGCGGACGAGGCGACGCTCGCGGCGGAGGCCCGGGCCCGCGAGGAGGAACAGCGCGCAGAGACGGCCGAAGCGGAGAATGCCGCGGCCCCGGAAGGAGACAAGTAA
- a CDS encoding M1 family metallopeptidase, translating to MQQTVGADPYFPANGDPRYRVHRYELALDYRPGPNRLSGTARLNAIAGRSPLAEFQLNLADFRIGRVRVDGRTTHYTHRGGRLRIRPGKAIRTGAAFTVEIHWSGNPKPVRSPFGGIGWEELEDGALVASQPVGAPSWYPCNDRPADKASYQIAVTTPSAYSVVAGGRLLTRTAKASTTTWVYEQAAPTSSYLVGLSIGKYQTVLLGDPGLGGVPQAGHIPARLLTEFSRDFARQPAMMTLFEELFGPYPFGEYAVVVTEEELDVPVEAQGLSLFGANHVDGGRGFERLVAHELAHQWFGNSVSIADWRHIWLNEGFAKYAEWLWSERSGGRSAQALAGLAHRGLAGKPQDLRLADPGRKLMFDDRLYERGGLVLHAVRCALGDEAFFRMLRGWVTVHRGGAVTTAAFEAHVARYAAEPLDALFASWVHETALPALPVAGVAIPDRPSYPPSGG from the coding sequence CGCGCGCCTGAACGCCATAGCGGGCCGCTCGCCGCTCGCCGAGTTCCAGCTGAACCTCGCCGACTTCCGGATCGGGCGGGTCAGGGTCGACGGGCGGACGACGCACTACACGCACCGCGGCGGGCGGCTGCGGATCCGCCCGGGGAAGGCGATCCGCACCGGGGCCGCGTTCACCGTGGAGATCCACTGGTCGGGCAATCCCAAGCCGGTGCGGAGCCCGTTCGGCGGGATCGGCTGGGAGGAGCTGGAGGACGGGGCGCTGGTGGCGAGCCAGCCGGTGGGGGCGCCGTCCTGGTACCCGTGCAACGATCGGCCCGCCGACAAGGCCTCGTACCAGATCGCCGTGACCACGCCGTCGGCGTACTCGGTGGTGGCGGGCGGGCGGCTGCTGACGCGTACGGCCAAGGCGTCCACGACCACGTGGGTGTACGAGCAGGCGGCGCCGACGTCCAGTTATCTGGTCGGGCTCTCCATCGGCAAGTACCAGACCGTGCTGCTCGGTGACCCGGGGCTCGGCGGGGTGCCGCAGGCGGGGCACATTCCGGCGCGGCTGCTCACCGAGTTCTCGCGGGACTTCGCGCGGCAGCCGGCGATGATGACGCTCTTCGAGGAGCTGTTCGGGCCGTATCCGTTCGGTGAGTACGCGGTCGTGGTCACCGAGGAGGAGCTCGATGTGCCCGTGGAGGCGCAGGGGCTGTCGCTGTTCGGCGCGAACCATGTGGACGGGGGGCGGGGGTTCGAGCGGCTGGTCGCGCACGAGTTGGCGCACCAGTGGTTCGGGAACAGTGTGAGCATCGCCGACTGGCGGCACATCTGGCTGAACGAGGGGTTCGCGAAGTACGCGGAGTGGTTGTGGTCGGAGCGGTCGGGGGGGCGTAGCGCGCAGGCGTTGGCGGGGCTGGCGCATCGGGGGCTGGCCGGGAAGCCGCAGGATCTTCGGCTGGCCGATCCCGGGCGGAAGCTGATGTTCGACGACCGGCTGTACGAGCGGGGCGGGTTGGTGTTGCACGCCGTGCGGTGTGCGTTGGGGGACGAGGCGTTCTTCCGGATGTTGCGGGGGTGGGTGACGGTTCATCGGGGTGGGGCGGTGACCACGGCGGCGTTCGAGGCGCATGTGGCTCGGTATGCGGCTGAGCCGTTGGATGCGTTGTTCGCTTCTTGGGTTCACGAAACCGCGTTGCCGGCGTTGCCGGTGGCGGGGGTGGCGATTCCTGACCGGCCTTCTTATCCGCCTAGTGGGGGGTAG